Proteins encoded in a region of the Burkholderia ubonensis subsp. mesacidophila genome:
- a CDS encoding acetyl-CoA C-acetyltransferase, with product MTDVVIVSAARTAVGKFGGTLAKIAAPELGATVIRAVLERAGVKPEQVSEVILGQVLAAGSGQNPARQSLIKAGLPSAVPGMTINKVCGSGLKAVMLAANAIIAGEADIVIAGGQENMSAAPHVLPGSRDGFRMGDAKLVDTMIVDGLWDVYNQYHMGITAENVAKEYGITREEQDAFAALSQNKAEAAQKAGRFNDEIVPVAIPQKKGEPLQFATDEFVRHGVTADALAGLKPAFAKDGTVTAANASGLNDGAAAVLVMSAQKAAALGLTPLARIKAYANAGVDPSVMGMGPVPASRRCLERAGWTPGDLDLMEINEAFAAQALAVHKQMGWDTSKVNVNGGAIAIGHPIGASGCRILVTLLHEMVKRDAKRGLASLCIGGGMGVALAVERP from the coding sequence ATGACGGACGTAGTGATCGTATCGGCCGCGCGGACCGCGGTCGGCAAATTCGGCGGCACGCTCGCGAAGATCGCGGCGCCGGAGCTGGGCGCGACGGTGATCCGCGCGGTGCTGGAGCGCGCCGGCGTGAAGCCGGAGCAGGTGAGCGAAGTGATCCTGGGCCAGGTGCTGGCGGCCGGCTCGGGCCAGAACCCGGCGCGGCAGTCGCTGATCAAGGCCGGGCTGCCGAGCGCGGTGCCGGGGATGACGATCAACAAGGTGTGCGGGTCGGGCCTGAAGGCGGTGATGCTGGCGGCGAACGCGATCATTGCCGGCGAGGCGGACATCGTGATCGCGGGCGGGCAGGAGAACATGAGCGCGGCGCCGCACGTGCTGCCGGGCTCGCGCGACGGGTTCCGGATGGGCGACGCGAAGCTGGTCGACACGATGATCGTAGACGGGCTGTGGGACGTGTACAACCAGTACCACATGGGAATCACGGCGGAGAACGTCGCGAAGGAATACGGGATCACGCGCGAGGAGCAGGACGCATTTGCGGCGCTGTCGCAGAACAAGGCGGAAGCGGCGCAGAAGGCGGGCCGCTTTAACGACGAGATCGTGCCGGTGGCGATCCCGCAGAAGAAGGGCGAGCCGCTGCAGTTCGCGACCGACGAGTTCGTGCGTCACGGCGTGACGGCGGACGCGCTGGCGGGGCTGAAGCCGGCGTTCGCGAAGGACGGCACGGTGACGGCGGCGAACGCGTCGGGGCTCAACGACGGCGCGGCGGCGGTGCTGGTGATGTCGGCGCAGAAGGCGGCGGCGCTGGGTCTCACGCCGCTGGCGCGGATCAAGGCGTACGCGAACGCGGGCGTGGACCCGAGCGTGATGGGGATGGGCCCGGTGCCGGCGTCGCGGCGGTGCCTGGAGCGCGCGGGCTGGACGCCGGGCGACCTGGACCTGATGGAGATCAACGAGGCGTTCGCGGCGCAGGCGCTGGCGGTGCACAAGCAGATGGGCTGGGACACGTCGAAGGTGAACGTGAACGGCGGGGCGATCGCGATCGGTCATCCGATCGGGGCGTCGGGCTGCCGGATCCTGGTGACGCTGCTGCACGAGATGGTCAAGCGCGACGCGAAGCGCGGGCTGGCGTCGCTGTGCATCGGCGGCGGGATGGGCGTCGCGCTCGCGGTCGAGCGTCCGTAA
- the phaC gene encoding class I poly(R)-hydroxyalkanoic acid synthase → MTASKNSSTSAQADTSTGRQAFDQAAQPMQQMFEAWLNAWRGFADPARAATASAATNPFATFQFPKSFPFQVPSMPDFGGAASPFAGLKLPVAAIAPERLQKLQADYARDCATLMQQASAAKLEAPELKDRRFSGDAWKASPAHAFAAAWYLLNARYLQELADALQTDPKTRERIRFTVQQWTAAAAPSNFLALNPDAQKSIIETQGESLRQGMMNLLGDLQRGKISQTDESQFVVGRNLGCTEGAVVYENDLIQLIQYKPTTETVFERPLLIVPPCINKFYILDLQPENSLVAHALSCGHQVFLVSWRNADASVAHKTWDDYMNEGMLAAIDAVQQVSGREQINTLGFCVGGTMLATALSVLAARGEHPAASMTLLTAMLDFSDTGVVDVFVDEAHVQMREQTIGGKNGTPPGLMRGVEFANTFSFLRPNDLVWNYVVDNYLKGRTPAPFDLLYWNSDSTNLPGPMYAWYLRNTYLENRLREPGALTVCGEAVDLSLIDLPTFIYGSREDHIVPWQTAYASTSILTGPLKFVLGASGHIAGVVNPPAKKKRSYWVNDDSLPESADDWFAGATEQPGSWWPAWIEWLDQYGGRKVAPHAQLGSQQFPVIEPAPGRYVLQRD, encoded by the coding sequence ATGACAGCATCGAAAAACTCGTCGACGTCCGCACAGGCGGACACTTCCACGGGCCGCCAGGCATTCGATCAGGCAGCCCAGCCGATGCAGCAGATGTTCGAGGCGTGGTTGAACGCATGGCGGGGCTTCGCGGACCCGGCGCGCGCGGCGACCGCATCGGCCGCGACGAATCCGTTCGCGACGTTCCAGTTTCCCAAGTCGTTTCCGTTCCAGGTGCCGTCGATGCCCGATTTCGGCGGCGCGGCGTCGCCGTTCGCGGGCCTGAAGCTGCCGGTCGCCGCGATTGCCCCTGAGCGCCTGCAGAAGCTGCAGGCCGACTATGCGCGCGACTGCGCGACGCTGATGCAGCAGGCGAGCGCGGCGAAGCTCGAGGCGCCCGAACTGAAGGATCGCCGTTTCAGCGGCGACGCATGGAAGGCGTCGCCCGCGCACGCGTTCGCCGCGGCGTGGTACCTGCTCAACGCGCGCTACCTGCAGGAGCTCGCCGACGCGCTCCAGACCGATCCGAAGACGCGCGAGCGGATTCGCTTCACGGTCCAGCAGTGGACGGCCGCCGCCGCGCCGAGCAACTTCCTCGCGCTCAATCCGGACGCGCAGAAGTCGATCATCGAGACCCAGGGCGAGAGCCTGCGGCAGGGGATGATGAACCTGCTCGGCGACCTGCAGCGCGGCAAGATTTCGCAGACCGACGAATCGCAGTTCGTGGTCGGCAGGAACCTCGGCTGCACCGAGGGCGCGGTCGTCTACGAGAACGACCTGATCCAGCTGATCCAGTACAAGCCGACGACGGAGACGGTGTTCGAAAGGCCGCTCCTCATCGTGCCGCCGTGCATCAACAAGTTCTACATCCTCGATCTGCAGCCCGAAAATTCGCTCGTCGCGCACGCGCTGTCGTGCGGCCACCAGGTGTTCCTCGTGTCGTGGCGCAACGCGGACGCGTCGGTCGCCCACAAGACCTGGGACGACTACATGAACGAAGGCATGCTGGCCGCGATCGATGCTGTGCAGCAGGTCAGCGGCCGCGAGCAGATCAACACGCTCGGCTTCTGCGTCGGCGGCACGATGCTGGCGACCGCGCTGTCGGTGCTTGCGGCGCGCGGCGAGCATCCGGCCGCGTCGATGACGCTGCTCACGGCGATGCTCGACTTCTCCGATACGGGCGTCGTCGACGTATTTGTCGACGAGGCGCACGTGCAGATGCGCGAACAGACGATCGGCGGCAAGAACGGTACGCCGCCCGGGCTGATGCGCGGCGTCGAGTTCGCGAACACGTTCTCGTTCCTGCGCCCGAACGATCTCGTGTGGAACTACGTCGTCGACAACTACCTGAAGGGCCGCACGCCGGCGCCGTTCGACCTGCTGTACTGGAACAGCGACTCGACGAACCTGCCTGGCCCGATGTACGCGTGGTACCTGCGCAATACCTATCTCGAGAACCGGCTGCGTGAGCCGGGCGCGCTGACCGTGTGCGGCGAAGCGGTCGACCTGTCGCTGATCGACTTGCCGACGTTCATCTACGGCTCGCGCGAGGATCACATCGTGCCGTGGCAGACGGCCTACGCATCGACGTCGATCCTGACGGGCCCGCTGAAGTTCGTGCTGGGCGCGTCGGGCCACATCGCCGGCGTGGTCAATCCGCCCGCGAAAAAGAAGCGCAGCTACTGGGTCAACGACGACAGCCTGCCCGAATCGGCCGACGACTGGTTTGCCGGCGCGACCGAGCAGCCCGGCAGCTGGTGGCCGGCCTGGATCGAATGGCTCGATCAGTACGGCGGCCGCAAGGTCGCTCCGCACGCGCAGCTCGGCTCGCAACAGTTCCCGGTGATCGAACCGGCGCCCGGCCGCTACGTGTTGCAGCGCGATTGA
- the pgeF gene encoding peptidoglycan editing factor PgeF: protein MTNLAPLTWQDCVQPDWQVSPRVRALVTTRDGGVSEGAYGRWQDGVALPGGMNLGLHTGDDPAHVAENRARLLALAGQPRAAWLDQVHGARIVRADEVIAADSGSAAPAQADASVTDRANAVCVVMVADCLPVLLCDAQGRAVGAAHAGWRGLAAGIVEQTAARVAALAGGATDGLHAFLGPAIGPDAFEVGADVRDAFLDTAPQSEHDETGRAFVAIEGAPGKYLADLYALARLRLARAGVVRVTGGGACTVAERSRFYSYRRDRVTGRMAAAIWLTD, encoded by the coding sequence ATGACGAACCTGGCGCCGTTGACGTGGCAGGACTGCGTGCAGCCCGACTGGCAGGTGTCGCCGCGCGTGCGCGCGCTGGTCACGACGCGCGACGGCGGCGTCAGCGAGGGCGCTTACGGGCGCTGGCAGGACGGCGTCGCGCTGCCGGGCGGGATGAATCTCGGCCTGCATACCGGCGATGACCCGGCCCACGTCGCCGAGAACCGCGCACGGCTGCTTGCGCTTGCGGGCCAGCCGCGCGCCGCATGGCTCGATCAGGTTCACGGCGCGCGGATCGTGCGCGCCGACGAGGTGATTGCAGCCGATTCCGGATCCGCTGCGCCGGCGCAGGCCGACGCGAGCGTAACCGACCGCGCGAATGCGGTATGCGTCGTGATGGTCGCTGATTGCCTGCCGGTGCTGCTGTGCGATGCGCAGGGGCGCGCGGTCGGCGCGGCGCACGCGGGCTGGCGCGGGCTCGCTGCCGGCATCGTCGAACAGACCGCCGCGCGCGTCGCGGCGCTTGCAGGCGGCGCGACGGACGGCCTGCACGCGTTCCTCGGGCCGGCGATCGGCCCGGATGCGTTCGAGGTCGGCGCGGACGTGCGCGACGCATTTCTCGACACGGCCCCGCAGTCGGAGCATGATGAAACCGGCCGCGCGTTCGTCGCGATCGAAGGCGCGCCCGGCAAGTATCTCGCCGATCTCTACGCGCTGGCGCGCTTGCGCCTGGCGCGCGCGGGCGTCGTGCGCGTGACCGGCGGCGGCGCGTGCACGGTCGCCGAGCGTTCGCGCTTCTATTCGTACCGGCGCGACCGCGTGACGGGCCGCATGGCGGCGGCGATCTGGCTGACGGACTGA
- a CDS encoding RluA family pseudouridine synthase — translation MTRSNSQNAQKGKSNREDYSPSDRPADAAPGDSLDDDLIGDALQSSVASSATADDAPRVVEVPPSLAGERLDKALAQLFPEFSRSRLQSWIDAQRVRVDGAPAKIRQPVPLGATIELVPDLLPEQLAFTPEPVPLDIVYEDDALVVINKPAGLVVHPAAGNWSGTILNGLLHRYGDAAAGLPRAGIVHRLDKETSGLMVVARTLAAQTDLVRQLQARTVKRRYFALVWGTMPEDGTIDAPIGRDPRERTRMAVVTGASGKPARTHFRTVDTCLWQRQPVSAIQCDLETGRTHQIRVHCAHAGHPLLGDPVYGRARGKRSVTPLPDGFARQALHAWRLGLVHPVSGKTMQWRCPLPDDMTALVAALGFGQDDGEFDDDDGVYDDDFGGDYHDDEPYLDDEEE, via the coding sequence AGCCCAAGCGATCGGCCCGCCGACGCCGCTCCCGGCGATTCGCTCGATGACGACCTGATCGGCGACGCGCTGCAGTCGTCCGTTGCGTCGTCCGCCACGGCCGACGATGCGCCGCGTGTCGTCGAAGTCCCGCCGTCGCTCGCCGGCGAACGACTCGACAAGGCGCTCGCGCAACTGTTCCCCGAATTCTCGCGCAGCCGGCTGCAAAGCTGGATCGACGCACAGCGGGTGCGCGTCGACGGCGCGCCCGCGAAGATCCGCCAGCCGGTGCCGCTCGGCGCGACGATCGAGCTCGTGCCCGACCTGCTGCCGGAGCAGCTCGCGTTCACGCCGGAGCCGGTGCCGCTCGACATCGTCTACGAGGACGACGCGCTCGTCGTGATCAACAAGCCGGCCGGCCTCGTCGTCCATCCGGCCGCCGGCAACTGGAGCGGCACGATCCTCAACGGCCTGCTGCACCGCTACGGCGACGCGGCGGCCGGCCTGCCGCGCGCGGGGATCGTCCATCGGCTCGACAAGGAGACCTCGGGCCTGATGGTCGTCGCGCGCACGCTTGCCGCGCAGACCGACCTGGTCCGCCAGCTGCAGGCCCGCACCGTGAAGCGCCGCTATTTCGCGCTCGTCTGGGGCACGATGCCGGAGGACGGGACGATCGACGCGCCGATCGGCCGCGATCCGCGCGAGCGCACCCGGATGGCGGTCGTGACCGGAGCGTCCGGCAAGCCGGCGCGCACGCATTTCCGCACGGTTGACACATGTCTGTGGCAACGTCAGCCGGTTTCCGCGATCCAGTGCGATCTCGAGACGGGCCGCACGCACCAGATCCGCGTGCATTGCGCGCACGCCGGGCATCCGCTGCTGGGCGACCCCGTGTACGGGCGCGCGCGCGGCAAGCGCTCGGTGACGCCGCTGCCGGACGGTTTCGCGCGGCAGGCGCTGCATGCGTGGCGGCTCGGTCTCGTGCATCCGGTGAGCGGCAAGACGATGCAATGGCGCTGCCCGTTGCCGGACGACATGACCGCGCTCGTCGCGGCGCTCGGATTCGGGCAGGACGATGGGGAATTCGACGACGACGACGGTGTCTACGACGATGATTTCGGCGGCGACTATCACGACGATGAGCCGTACCTGGACGACGAGGAGGAGTGA